In Euphorbia lathyris chromosome 10, ddEupLath1.1, whole genome shotgun sequence, the DNA window AGGATAGTATTCTGGATGCCTTCCACCCTATTTCCCTAAAGGAAATTGACCAAGCCatttttagtattggggctactaaagcttCTGGGATTGATGGCCTGCCTGCtggtttttaccataagcactgggaggttgtgaaggaaggcatttatAACTTCATCATGGGTATTTTTAATGGTTCTCAGGATATCGGGCTGGTAAACAAAACccttctggttctgattcctaaaattgagaagccttcttctttcttgCATATGAGGCCTATCAGCCTTTGTAATGTTCTCTATAAGACCATTACAAAGATGGTGGCAAATAGAATCCGTTGTATTCTTCCtgagatcatttgtcagaatcaggaaagttttgtgcctggtagacaaatgatggataatgtggtgattgcccaagagatggtccacactatgaagatcaagaaggggaagaaaggtattgtggctcttaagttggatctggagaaagcctatgatcgcatcaactggagttttctgatggagagtctggagagagctaggatcccagacagttggagaaggttaataaaggtttgtatctcttctcctgtttttcaagtgttaattaatggggatatgtcggaggaattctcTCCGggccggggtatccgtcaaggagaccctatgagccccttcttatttgttattgcaatggagaggttgtctcacctgatccaagatgTTGTTGATAATGGGAAATTCCACCCGGTGACTATCAATAGTTTTTGTCCCCAGGTTACTCACTTGTTCTTTGCGGATGATGTTCTGATCTTTatggaaggtaatgaggagcagttaagtattattatggatattcttgattgtttctgTTCGGTCTCTGGTCAGAAACTTAATGTCCAAAAGTCCAgaatgatgtgctctaagaatatgaatcagagagtctgtaaaagGATGAGTGATCTGTCGGGAATTCCTCTAACTTGCTCTCtcgggaagtatctgggtatccccctccatagtgagagagtgtctaaagtgtcttttaaagatactttggataaagctaatatgaagtgtgccacatggaaagctaagactctctctctctcgctggCCGTCTTACgttaattcagtctgtcaattgtgcgactcccaatcacattatgcaggcttgtcatcttCCTAATCCTATGCTTAAggatcttgataaaattaatcgtaggttcctgtggggggaagctgaggaggggaggaagatccaccttgttccttggaatGAGGTTTGTCAGCATAAAGATATGggaggtctgggcattaggaaagccaaagataataataaagttttattaatgaaactcatGTGGCGAATGTGGCAGTGTCCTTCAGCTCTGTGGGTCCAGCTTTTATGTGGTAAATATCGGAAGGATAAGGTGTTTGGGGGTCCGAATGAtagagtggttaattgttcctttctttggaaaggcattaGTGCGGTTTTTGCTGAATTTTGTTCAGGGATTGGGTAgaatgtgggtaatggtagGTCCATCAGCTTCTGGAAAGATATTTGGATAGGTAAGAAGCCTTTATTGGAGGTTTGTACTTCTTTTCCTCCGTTGGACATTcagaactggaggattgctgatgtggtggattctgagggtgagtggatttgggaAAAATTTGATTCCTACCTCAGTCTGGAATCACTCCTTACAATTAGAGGTGTTCAGATTAGTAGTCAGTCTGAAGACAAGGATAGTTACTGTTGGGCACTGACAAACAACGGGGCCTATTCCTGTAAATCTGCTTTTCAAGCGTTCTATCAGGAGTTGGATACCTCGTCCCCTAGggtgtggaagacgatttgggccttaaaagtgTCGTACCGTATTAGaagtttcctgtggcttggggctaggaataggttgcttactaattcggaaaGAAAAGGAGGCATCTAGTGGATTTTGGAGCCTGTGGCAGATGCAAAGGGAATGAAGAGACGTTGTGCCATGCGCTCAGGGATTGTGAgaaaagtaaagaggtttggaggagaaTTCTCCCTAGGGATGTGCTCTCTTCTTTTTTTAGCCCATTCAGAGAATGATTGGTTTATAGATGGGATTAAAGGGATTCTTCTACCTGATCTGAATCAGGGTGTTCTTTTATTTGTGGTGgtttgccatcagatttggagatggaggaatgaggagatttttgaagGAGGATTGGTTTCTCAGCCAAATGTCTTAGActtcttttccaaaaagattagGATCTTGGTTGAGAGCTTTGTTGAAGATCCATTGGCTAGGGCTGTTCAGAGGAAGGAGGTCCATCTTTTAGGCTGGTATAGGCCGAGTGAAGGTGTGGTTAAGCTCAACACTGATGGTTTTTGCCTTAGAGATGGGAGAATTGCCGCATGAGGGGTCCTTAGAGATGATGGTGGCAGGTGGGTTTCTGGCTTCGCTCAGAATTTGGGTATTGGTTCGTCCTTTTCTGCAGAACTTTGGGGGATTTTCTCTGGCCTGAAGTTAGCGAAGAATCTGGGGATGAAGAAGCTTCATGTTGAGTCAGATAACCTTGAagcggttaaaatgatttctgagggcaATACTTTTTGCCTAAATAGCATTAACATAATTAAAGGCATTAAAAGGATTGGTGCCTCTTTTGATTCTATTAGCtttgctcatatttatagggagcaaaatcgcGTAGCGGACCGTCTTGCGATGGAAGGGCATTCTAGAATGTTGGGTCTATCTAATTTTTCTTCTCCTCTGGGCTTCATCTCTtctttgatcttggaggatgtggtgggggtcagttttccgaggctgatcccgggttgagcggtttttttttttgtttgtttttcttttcctatcctaccaaaaaaaaaaaaattagagatgATATGTCTTAATCACTCCTAAAATCACTAAAAATCAAttgtttatataatttttagggTTCAAACTAAGAtgtcgtttggttcgcggaatgcAATGGAATTGAATATAATGGGTATTATAAAGGAACAGAATAGCAAATAATGGAATAGATATTCTTTAGGAATAATTATTCCAATGTTTGGTTGGTATAATAAGATAAAATtaaatagataattttttttatttaaaagacaACATTGTcctcaaatataattttttttattttttttaattttaattattactataaattattcaaatatttaatattatattattttaagaaaaatataaaaaaaaaaagagaataagAAACATGAAAGACGGAAAAAACAAAtagaaaaaacattaaaaacggaaaaacaataaaaacatgaaaaacgaaatttttttaaaaatacgaaaaaatggaaaaagatGTGGAAAACAGTAGAAACacaaaacgtaaaaaaacattaaaaacgcaaagaaaacaaaataaaataaaagtggaaaagggtgaaaacatgaaaaacatataaatgagttaacacacaaaaaaaacacacacgcAAAACATGAAACAGcacaaaaaaaagtataaacggtaaaacgtaaaaaaaacttAGAGACACAGAAAGGCGTGAAAacgtaaaaatagaaaaaatgtaGAAATAACCtatcaaaacaagaaaatgcaaaaaaatacaaaaaaaaaatgtgaaaaaatgtggAAAACCTGAAAACGTTAAAAATGCAAAAACCTTAAAATGGTAAATAGAAAAACGTGAAATTGTTAATAACACAAACACGTGTAAATACGGGAAAACACAAAAcgttaaaaatatgaaaacgtgaaaacacaaaaagtagaaaaatacgaaaatcacaaaaaagtaaaaaaatgttaaatacagaaaaacatgaaaaaacgttaaaaacaaaaaagttgaaaaacaagaaaatatgaaaaaaatgcgtttataacgttttttcatattttcgttTTTTTggtactttttttttatgtttttcaagttttattgttttcacatttgttcacattttcacatttttcccgttctatcacgttttcgtgttattcacgttattatgtttttttacgttttttcatgtttttgtttttcggttttttttttacttttttggcgttttttttgtgtttgtgtttttcgcattttgttactttttcgtgttactcacttttttcatgttttgtttgcatttttcgcattttcatgtttatcgtgcttttcacgtttttgtgtgtttagcattttttgtgtttttcgtattttttcaccttttcgtatttttgtatttttcacgtatttttcgtgttttatcattttttcgtgttattcCTGTTTTGTGTGTTTTTCACGTGTTTGCATTTTTCCgtgttttcttgttttcatgtttttcgctttttttcatattttcgtgTTTCGTAACGTTTTCgcgctattcacgtttttcatgttttatatttttcgcatttttacatttttttacgttttcctcattttttccatttttcacattttttaagatataaattatggatttgcTAAACTTTATAGGATTTGAGAAATTAGCTAGATAGAAGATTAGAGATTTAATTGAGGGTAATTTTATAAAGGGTAATGATATATACAACCCTTAGGGCTGTATATTAGCATTTAATAAGGtagtatatttatatttattagtgtattatttacatttattaTTACATTGAAATTTTAAATACAACAAAACTTATTAATGTAAATATTGGAAATATacaattgtatttaatttattcaaaagttcaatacaataatatatataaatattagaaATACACATAAATATACTAtcctattaaatgctaatatACAGCCCTAAGGGATGTATATATCATTACccttttataaattacaaaaatatagtaTTAGGAATAGCTATTCCTGAGTTAAAATAAAGAATGACTATCCATAAAAACAAGGAATAGAGATTTTATGGAATAGTtagtctaaaaaaaaaaatcaatcaaacgtgGAAAATGTCATTATTTAGGAACAGTTATTATATTCTCTCTCTATTTCACGAATCAAACAATTCCtaagcccttgtttgggagagagttaaTGGAGGTAAATCGAAGTAATAGAAGGTAATATCacattaaccttgtttgggagttgtTTTTGGAGAGTAAATGAAGGACAATGgaagttaaatgtttacttccttTAACCTCCAAATTTGGGAATTAATGGAAGTAACGtaaagtttattaaaaaaaattatctttgcagagtaaatttaaccttcATTCGCCTATATATTTTAACTCTCAAACGAAGTTAAACTTTTAATTCTCGTTTACATTCTAAAAACcccccaaacaaggttaatttttaactttcgtTTCCATCACTTTCCATTCCATTTCATTACCTCATTTAACTCTCACTCTAGTTAACCtttaaactctcaaacaagGGGTAagttacatccatggccactgaactttacccattttaacattatgaccactgaacttcaattcttaatggtatgaccactgaactttacactttttaacatcggcgGTCCGAAGGCCACTCAATtctaactaactcctcaaaatgaccattaacgacctcaaaatgaaaatatttaagaattaaagttgttcagaacgacatttaccatgaaaccacattttttattttccaaaatcacattttttggagctttctctctctaaaaatttattttctctctcctaaccaaataacacctaaatgacctcaaaacaaaattttttaagaataaaagttccttaaaatatcattaactattcgaattttttatttttaggccaTCAACAGTCATTTTGAGGTGTTGAATGACCAAATGTATTAAAAGTATAAAGTTCGgtggtcatactgttaagaattgaaattcaatggccacaatattaaactagtaaagttcagtagccatatgTATAATTTACCCTCCAAACAAGGACCAAAAGTCTCTTAAAAATACTCCAACACGTTACTATTTCAATTATTCGGTTACTTGATTAAAATTTAATGACCTTTTTAAAAAGTTTGACCAATGATGCAATTTAACAGTTATTTTtgtaaacaaattaaatttggtatatggaataacattattaatttattattcatTAATTtaccatataaaaaaaatctacaacaaaataataaaattttgacAAATTTTGACCAATAGAATAAAGCCACGTGTAATCTCTTATATAGGAAAAACGACTGCATGTGACCCAGAGAGAAAGAGAGgccacttctttcttcttccttcttccttcccATCTTTCTCTCCTATATTTATAATCCTTAATCACTTTCTCCTTCCTTGAATTTCGGAATTTTTAGTATCACACTTAATTCCATACTCTTTTCTCCCATCTTTCTTCTCGTCAATTCCTCTGAATTTacagtattttatttatttatttatttgtatatataataaGAACACAGCCGCCGGCGATGGCAACAAGAGGATTTGTTTTCTATTTGCTATCGTCTTTCACGGTGGCTGTTCTTTCCGCGATTTTCCTCACCGGCCCGTATTTCAAATCCTCGCCGAGTTCCAATTTTATGTCGTCTCCGAATGTTTCGTCAAGCACAGATACCGTTTGGCCTGTATGGGTTTCTATTCTTATCATTAATTAATGTGTGTCAAAGTTTGGATTTCTATGGTTTTTTGAATTGGGGTTTTTTTTGttgtgttgttgttgttgtaggaatTGGAGTTCAGTTGGAATTTAGTGTTGGCTACGGTAATCGGATTTTTAGGTTCGGCATGTGGAACTGTCGGCGGCGTTGGTGGCGGAGGAATCTTCGTTCCTATGCTTACTTTGATTCTGGGATTTGATACTAAGTCTGCTGCTGCTCTTTCAAAATGTATAAATTCCTTAATTGTGTGTACCTCTTTCAATAATGTAGATATGATTGAGATGTGAAAAAGGGATCTAAGAAAGTTGGATTATGAATTTATGATTGAACACTCTGTGTTTGTGTTTTTGCTtgtgagagagaaaaaaagtaGATTTCCTTTTTGCTTCTTTTTGCCTTTTCTTGCTTTTTTTGGGGTCTAAAACGTTGAAGTTTTGTTTGAATTACAGGTATGATAATGGGGGCATCAACATCTTCAGTTTATTACAATATAAGAGTGCGGCATCCAACTAAAGAAGTGCCTATAATTGACTATGATTTAGCTCTTCTTTTTCAGCCTATGCTTATGCTTGGTATCACCATTGGTGTTTCTTTGAGTGTTGTCTTCCCTTATTGGCTTATTACTGTTCTTATTATCATTCTCTTTATAGGTAactctttctcccccttttctTTATCCCCTAAACTTCAAAATCGGACATAAAAACTGTGATTCCGTAGTAAATGTAGCTCTAAacaactctaattcttaggGGTTTTCATTTTGAGGTGCTCTAAacaactctaattcttaggggttttcattttgaggtcatttagggagACGTTTTTTATGTCCGATTTTGAAGTTTAGTCTATCTGCTGGGTTTCTGATGTGTTTTCAATTTGTAATAGGTACATCTTCAAGGTCTGCTTTCAAGGGGTATGAGATGTGGAAGGATGAGACAACTATGAATGTAAAGTTTCGGAGTTTTTGTTTTAAGTGTATTGAAAGTTTGAATGTTTTTTTGGTTGTGACTGAGCTTTAATGTTGAAATTGCAGAAAGCGATGGATGAACAGCGTAGAAATACAGTGAATTCTCGTGGAGAACGTAAGAATTACTTTGAAAagatgttttctttttttgattTGGGTTGTTTAAATATTGGAATTTGCGTATTCGGTTTATTTATCCATTTTTTCTGGATATGCAGTTTTGATTGATACACCATATGAACCATTGATCCCTAGAGAACATAAATCAAGAATGGTAAGTGAATATGTCTTTGTCTATCTCTATCAATTTTCTTTGAGCGTCAAAATGGATTATCATGTCATAATTGTGTTTTACGTAGTCTAAGCAGATTATGATACGATCGTGTATATATGGATAAATTACACATATGATCCTCAACTTCGCACTTGCTTTCGTTATGCTCCActgaatttcaaaacttgaCATTAAAACCCCTAGACTTTGTATTTTACtaacataataacataatagtCTCTTTTACTGTTGAAAAAGTCAAATGACCGATGACAACATCTAAATAGAGTAGTTCAAgaactaaagttgtttaaaaccaCATTGCCCTTAAAACCACCCTTTCTATTATTTTCTCTCTAAACaaccattttctctctcctaaccaaacaacacaccTAAATGATTTCGAAACCAAAAACTTCAACGATTTAAGTTGATTATAATATCATTTTCATCCATTTTAAAATGAagaattatctaattattagaGTAATCATTTTGTTGTCAGTCATAATAAAAGTAAGGATAAATCATAATAAAAAAGTAAGGATAAAGTAATTTGTCtgatatataaatataacaaaaatgatGATAATTGAATCAAACGGATCATCATATTAAATttactatttatatataaattatgtttaatatatatatttggccATGTTAGGCTAATAGAATCCAAATTCTTTTATTCTTCTAGGAAATATTATGTTTCAATCTTAGGTGGAAAAGGCTTTTGGTCCTCTTACTTGTTTGGGTTGCCTTTCTCCTCCTCCAGGTTATCAAGGTAACTTCACATCCACAAAACATCCcctatctttttctctctctagaatgaTTGGATTGCATAAATctatgtatttatttttatttattttttcagaaTGATGTGGCAGTTTGCAGCATATGGTATTGGGCACTTTTCCTTATACAGGTAATATAATACACTATCAAACAAATTCCTTCTTATATTCTAATTGGGCCCTAGAATCTTTTCTTATATATGCTTTTTGTTGCCATCTGTGGAACAAATAACAACTATGGATTAGCCCCCTAAACTATACCACTACTGATATTTTAGTCCCCAAAAGTTTATTTCTTGAAATTAAAATCCCTCAactttatattaatataattaaagtccaaatcaataaaaatcaatCAAAACATTAACAAAATAGTATTAATATAACTACAGTCCAAATCAATCAAAACTTTAACAAAATAGTGAGCTGGACAAATTTGACTACATCCAAGGATGTGgctgagccgagctttggtGTATTCATGCTCGATTTGTTAGAAAATGGATGAGTTTGAGCTCGAGCTTAATATCTTGTTCGCGAGCTTCTCACGAGCTTTTTTTGTGAGCAGCTCGTTAATTTTGTTCATGAACTTCGCTCGcgaacaattcatttattatgtttatttgacattttttaacacataactatatatttttagttttaaaaccTACAAAACTAAAGTTTACACAAAATacgttgttttacattttccctaatactattattaaaaataatcgaACCAAGCTTGCTTGCTAACATGTCCATGAACAATATAATTGAGCTTGTTCATGAGCTGAGTTTCGCCGAGCGCAAGCTCAACTTTATAAATCGAGCTGAACATGCTGAACGCTAAGCTGCTTATGAGTGGCTCTGCTCATTTACAGCGTTGTCCACatcattgatttttttatttatgtcaGGGTAAATTAACAGTGGaatacctattttacccttgttATTATTGCAGTTACCTATAGGAGCAGTGGTGTTTGGGTATGAAGCAGTAAAACTATACAAAGAACACAAGAAGAGGATGAGCACAGGCAACACAGAAACAGTATGTGAAGCTTGTATTGAATGGAGTCCAATAAATCTTGTGTTTTGTGCACTTTGTGGAATCTTAGGAGGAACAGTTGGTGGTCTTCTTGGTTCTGGTGGTGGTTTCATTTTAggtcctcttcttttagagatTGGTGTCATCCCTCAGGTTTGATCATCTTTCCAATTACCAAATACACATGTTGAAAGCTAAACATGTGATATGTTATAACTGATATATAACATGTGATTTGGTACTATTAGGTTGCAAGTGCAACAGCAACATTTGTGATGATGTTCTCATCATCTTTGTCTGTAGTGGAATTTTACCTCCTTAAAAGATTCCCAATTCCATATGGtatgtctctctctctctttctacaTCTTTTCTATGTATATTAATGTCAGTTGTTTATATATGAAGCCATGTGATTAATAGAAATATAATGTGTTACAGCTATCTACCTTACATCAATATCTGTGCTGGCTGGTTTTTGGGGTCAGTTTTTTGTGAGGAAGTTAGTTGCTGTACTCAGAAGAGCTTCTCTTATCGTCTTCATCCTCTCTGGTGTTATTTTTGCTAGTGCTATCACTATGGGTAACTTTTTTATATTCCTCTCTACTTTTCATATATCTTTACTAATATAATAACTTCAATGTCCGGGATGGACCGACACTATGGCTTGGAGTCGGtctaaaaatacattttaatataGTGAGTGAAGAGTTTTGGCTCTGACCAAATCCCTAGCTGCCCCCAGTCCAGCAACTAGGGATGTAAACAGGGCGGGCGTTCCCCGTCCTCGTCCCCGTGAATTAGATGGGACAAATTTGTCTTGATCCCCATCCTTGCAGGTTTCCCATTCTCCTTTTTACAGATGTTCCAGAAAACCTTATCCCCATGCCGAATTACTATTTATGTTATAAGCCCGTTtggttttataaacatataagtATAATCCATTTAGTTTATAAGGCTTCCATTATAAACATAATAAGCATTAGGGTTAATTATAACTAGATGACCTGTGGTTATTCGGATTTGCAGATGGATACCTCTagtatttttctttacaaatgcAACCctgtggttgcaaaattttgcattttttttttcactttgccaaatttagccgataacgacctcaaaatgaaaattttccaagaattaaagttgtttagtatgatatttactatggaaccgtatttttaatttttcaaaatcatcttttttggagttttctccctctaaacattaacttttgattttacaaaaaaaaaaaacacctaaatgatctcaaacctaaaaagttgaagaattaaagttgcttaaaatgtcatttaactcttgaaaattttcatttcgaggtcgttatcggccaaattctgacaaagtgaacccaaatgcaaaattttacaaaccacagagttgcgtttgcaaaaaaaaaaaatccgcaGGCATCTATCTGCAAATCGGCGAAATCACAGGGCATCTATATGTAaaccctaaaatttataaattcaattatcaCAGGGAATGATCGGGTATCCGTTAGAGATCCCCATTAAGAGTTAACGGGTGGGGATATCTTTACTCATCTCTGTCCGTGGGCATTCTTATCGGGATAGATTAGATTATggttttttcatttaaaaaacgGATAGTTAACTGATTgatttatgtttatttttttgcaGGGGTGGTGGGCACTGAGAAGAGTATAAGAATGAT includes these proteins:
- the LOC136209610 gene encoding sulfite exporter TauE/SafE family protein 4, which translates into the protein MATRGFVFYLLSSFTVAVLSAIFLTGPYFKSSPSSNFMSSPNVSSSTDTVWPELEFSWNLVLATVIGFLGSACGTVGGVGGGGIFVPMLTLILGFDTKSAAALSKCMIMGASTSSVYYNIRVRHPTKEVPIIDYDLALLFQPMLMLGITIGVSLSVVFPYWLITVLIIILFIGTSSRSAFKGYEMWKDETTMNKAMDEQRRNTVNSRGELLIDTPYEPLIPREHKSRMEILCFNLRWKRLLVLLLVWVAFLLLQVIKNDVAVCSIWYWALFLIQLPIGAVVFGYEAVKLYKEHKKRMSTGNTETVCEACIEWSPINLVFCALCGILGGTVGGLLGSGGGFILGPLLLEIGVIPQVASATATFVMMFSSSLSVVEFYLLKRFPIPYAIYLTSISVLAGFWGQFFVRKLVAVLRRASLIVFILSGVIFASAITMGVVGTEKSIRMIRNNEFMGFLGFCSSQ